The window CGAATTGCCACATGGAGCAATGACATAACAATTTTGACGTTTcagttttaaatgtttcaattttCAGTTTTCTCAGTTCTCATCGCATAGCTGTGGATAacgaattaaaaagttaaatgtttCTATAATTATGTGTACATGATAGATTTTAGGACAATGCGTTAGTTGGTGTACACCGAATCGTAAcacttctaaataaaaaaaaaatagttcctaTTGCCGAAGGTATAATACAGTGAAACTATAAACCGATTAAATGTGTACATAATTAAGCAACCTATagacttatattgtatttttacagAATTTCAAGCGAAGTTGGCGCAAACAATACCCAACAGTAAGCTTCAAGACTTCAAAAACAATTATGCCTCctgtaagttataatttataatttaaagagtATTTCTCATTTATGGAAAATATGGCTGTCATACCTAATTTTCTGACGGATTATCAAGAATTATCCTAATCGTGCTTTGCTATAATTTAGGTTGgataaaataatgtaactcTGAAAAAGAAATGGCCAtacataattaacattttttttttattttggaaaccTCAAATATGTCACTACACTTCATacgtaaagaaaatataatattatcctgctatttatctaataatttgttgaatatattggctctataaatataaaaatgtatatacctAAAGctacaaagatatttttaaatttatcccgTTAAGTTTGTCACAATTTTTGTCTCTTCTATGGAGGTATGTCACATTTTACGGTATAGTATAATCATAGGCGTTGCTACACCAAGAAAGGGCAGGTTTTAATAGTGTGGTTAACAATTTCTTTTCCCtgttaaaggaaaaaaatattctaagctTGTCTCACCAAGCTTCTGGTCCTAGAAGTATTGGAAAATTACCCATATTTTTTGATACAAAGCAAGaccaatacaaaattaaaatccatGATAATTTTTGTGAGAAAGACTtcttttaatatcaatttagtCAGAAATGTGAAAACCCATACAGttatatttgtctttatttaaattgatgatTAGTAGATGTCAAAAAACAAGTGAGATGTTATAGAGCTACTTAAAAACGGCGTTACTTTTTTGTGTATGTGTACCAGTAGTGTGCTAGTATGAATCTACTGGTGCATTCAAatctcataatatatataatattgtgtattgtaTATCACATATTATGCTTTTTTTCAGCCTCAGAAAGGAAAAGCACCCACCAAGGGGGCTAAACAAATTTTGGCTGAGAATTCTGCAACGGTATCATTTTACCGTAACATGTCATTAGGGGCATGTGCAGTTTACACCAGTGTTACTTTGTTCCTTTATTATGAATACTTAACAGCATGGGTTatagtaagtattattttctttataactaATTGAAGAAACAGTACAATGTGTTTTGACTAGCCATGTaccagaaatgtaaataaatggataacTACTTTTAATTACATCTTTAGTTTTTAGCTCCTTTTTGCTTCTTATTGTGTATTTGTACACCTAGTATAATAAGgatatttatgtttgttgttAATAGTTCTGAAGGCATAATTTATTGGTCCCAAGAACGTGAAAAGTAAGTAACAGTGGCAAGCTAACAAATTTAAGATTGTGGGCGGCGGATCTTAGCATAGCTTTCTTGCCTGGTTGCAGAAGGAGAATAATGTGTTTTTTCTTGTACTCATTGTGAGTGTGAGGCCATTAGgtatttgtttatagttttcTACACAGTGCTTGagattacacattaaataattatttacaataccctgatacatacatatataaattctCATCAGGATTTTTCCatgataataaaagtataattaaaaatatataaaagataatatttttttttaggtcaTGAACATTTTTGTCATTGCTCTCTATGTAACATGCAATCAAATAATGAGGTATATAAGTCGTCCCAGCTATTCAGATAATAGCCAGCTCCTTGACCCTGGATTAGATTTAAACATGGAAGGTGGTATGGGAGAGTGAGTATAACAATTACGCCctatatttaactattattatattgatgtttAACCAATTTACAACAACAGTGGCAAATAAGGATTTTTAGtgcatacataatacatttatcatattgcaatgtttatattatgcatGTTTAATTTGTAGATGACTCGGAATGTtttggatattgtttttattgtaggatgctataaaataaaagcacaaacatttcaataaagaaGGAATCAATTAGTTTTTGCATTACGTATCCTTGAAATGCCAGCTAGCCTGTAGGCTGTAACTTATGTATTAGAGGTAAAAATTAACCATCCCTCCCaatatttatgtgtatgtaTAATTATGGTTCCATGTTATGAATAAcagtaatattctttattttcagACACGTAAAGGATATTGTTATACTAACATCCATCACACATGTTCTAGCAGTTTTTTCAAACTACTTCTGGTTACTTCTCCTTCTTCTTCCTGTGAGGGCTTTTTGGCTATTGTGGGTAAATATTCTCGGCCCATGGTTCTTCCAAGAAGCACCCCAAGATACAGAGCAGGATGAAAAGAAACGGAAAAAAATGGAAAGAAAAATGAAGCGATTCCAACAGTAGGGAGTAATCATTAAATAGTACTTACATAGTAATACACCCTTTTCATGCCATTCATATATTATGATAACTTAATAGCCCCTAATAACATTAggtggttattttttttctattcatacTTAAGCAATATTGGAAAGGTTGATACATCAAAtaacatgtaaatataaaataacttttgcaatttattattaattaaaaactgtaaCATGTTTATTGTCATAAAGATCAAAAGTACTTTAAGATTATATTACTGttttgaattgtaaaaaaaatggttaagtTCAATTTACACTTgtgtgacatttattttttgttaaaggCACATACattattctttgtttttcataaatttgattttaaatataaattcgtaAAGATCATTTTTAAACAGATCACTATTCTTAAATAtccaaattgtattttatgaaatgtgCTATTAAAGAATActcagacaaataaaaaaaattgtctttgcTGACTTTGACATACTGCCCATATAAGATTTAACAGACATTTTCGTTAAGAACTACTCTGGtaataactatgaataattctataatttttaaaagtaatatattttgtaatatttttatatttcgatttgaattaatgtattgtaaagaaataagcgtaatatgtaatatgaataattattattcagtatTTCCTTATAAAACCATCAAGACAacagatttatattttgcaCCTTGTGTCTAGTATCAAATGTAATAGCACTGCCTTTTCCCTACATTAAATTCTTAATTGTTGTTTGTGGAATTTGCTAAAACTTAGTGCAAgagataaataatgaatttaaattcatactATTGTATAGAGTTGATATTTAATTGacaatttaaagtatttttacgaaaatttaagtaagtattattgtaaaatagtaTTTACTGTTCTAATGTTCATAatcaatgtatgtatttttgattatttttttgatacgCATAGCATTGTTCGTGGTAAGTGTTTACTGGtgcgtattttttgttattcacatatatttattatgtggaATTTTTGTACTCTTCGGGgatttattacattgtttaatATCGGTACTTTTGACGCCACGTTATGGTTTACTGTATAATGCTGCAAAACATTAATCTAAGTCTTTTCTCCTATATTactgtatttttgtaatatgttaAAGCTATTTTTCTCTAAAtaggttatttataatatttattttgcattctCTCAAAAATATGAGTGTAGATATTATATTCCTTCCTtttactggggccttattctctatcccgcacgttattttgacagagcgtaacaagcacgtaacacaaggcatcatgtttaggactatagaaatttggcttacagaataccattccacgcacatttctcgaagataacataacacggccgctttacgcgtttacactatcatacagaataagggccctgtacgTAGTTATAAGATGGCAACTACATAGTTGAAGTTTTGTCCGTTTCAATATAcagtgtaaaattattatgatgacTTTCATTATGACGTTATAATTCCTAGAAGCAAATGAAGCAAGttatacctaattaaaatattgttatgcgCAATCGCACCGCATTCGAACAGGCCGTTTATTAAGGCATTTTaggcaaaatatatttaggcGTTATTCTGCTACGGTGCTGAAAGAGCAGGAAGAAAATCCACGGAAGCAAGGAACAGAGGTAGAAGGGAAGATCGATACCGCAGGGACGATGAGTAAAACCAAAAGGTTACCCGAACAACATATATGAACTAGTACACTTAAATGCGGACTGCAAATCGGTCTAATGATTAGATACAAATTACCAAAGCGAAGGCGGCAGGAaccggattatatggacccttcgccattgacATACCGTCATTGATCATAATGCCTGCTTCGCTTTTAATGTTCCTAGATGCATTTAAACGTGTAGGTAAACAtcaattatcatcatcatcataaacAACAAATTGCTCCAATAGTAAGAGCCATAAACATATTTAACGAAGTTGGGCGGAACGGAGATATCTTTAATTGTACACTGGCGGAATTCATAAGGGTAGCTATAGAAACTCTAACTAATAATGTATCGACTATAAgaaatacctatacataactatctgtatctgaattggctatAATATGACAATGTCAATATAATCGCATTGGGTGTAAATCCTGTAAgattctatttaataaataaataaatgagagcTCTACCTGCCAAGAGAAGATGCAGTTGATTAGACCTGACAATATCACATAACACacatatattcaactttataataactttattgcaacaaaagaacacagaaataataacattaagaattacttaaaaaataattggcatatctgaataggggaccggacaggtattaccaaaaaatctgaaattcagtttaaagtaaagtttgtaatattaaaaatattatctcatatttggttttgtaaaagaattgtgatttgtatttttaaatcaataaataaaatacaataattataatatttttagtctattctttacggcaaatgaaacaccaatcacggcgcatgacgtcacacgtgggtaaaatgtaaacaaacagacgtcatctggatgtcataccgcgttgtgttattttaatgctttaaaggtgttttttgacacagaactgctctaataatttatattaatttatacgggacgttgttactatcttccagcttaacgtttacagattgtttaatcgttaatcataatagaccgcaaaaaatatcgttggtgcgtcgtacctgaatgtaataatacttctatatctataccaaacaaattatttattgatgtaccacgaaaagcagatatacgaataaagtggttgcagttagcaagacgaacctacgacggaatgtctgcagactcaccgatttagttctgtgaggatcactttgatataagtaaataaaaaatagtgtttcggtttaaaataaatcgatgaatatttcaattaattaaatcatttgtacacccagggaggttatggttatgagatgtatttatttatgttttagctgccacatgatatagaatagaatatttatttatatagaattctggttgttacacagtaacctgagatagcctgagattaacacggtctatgcagtgttgccagatcataatttctctttaccccaggattatttggaatttaaaattttacccttaaaccaatcataaataattcggtacttttttttttctatatccttatctatgcagacgccacttctttcttcacttcgactacaataattattaatttaattatctcattttattaggaacaactagctgtacacgaaaattgtattgaataaaaattataattgtttcatggcctacaatttttgtatgaaacatctttctctaagctcaatatttattacaataccgtgaaacaatagctttaataccttaactcgtagaattaccccaaaaattaccataaaaatatcctgctgattcagttttaccctaaatctagggtaaataaccctaatctggcattattgaatcactgttcaaatgacaagacatgtcaagttgctttatccacgtatgacgtcacacgagacgaaatgacataatgtagcgtttgcgcgggaattataggtatttaacatttaggcatggttttatgtactttttaagctttatttgtgcaaaatactatttttcttggctatttatatccacaatggtCAATTTAAAAcgccttctgaaaatttgtccggtcccctattacgtatttaaataattatcagggATCCCTAAACTAGGCCATGCCTGTGTTTGGGATACCTATAATGAGAGAGTAAACAACTCATGAGTAGCTGATATTGctaaattcaaacaaataaaacagttaagtattataaaaataaatcaactaaAATCTACAAACACTTTTATACACTATATACATGAACAACAGTTCATACTGTTGTTGTTTATAAACCTAGATTTAACATATGGACACCTAACATCTGTACCTATATGAGAGCATGCAGGGACGTTAATGCGGTTTAATAATTGCTAAGTTATTCGTAATCCATGTACCAGATAATTATGATTGGCCTTACTGATGTTATTGTGGTGACTTTAGTTAACAATATCAAGGAAAATGccttgttattttctttattagtaCTTGGTTAGGATACCGTCAATAAACTGATTGATCggtcatctatttaaatatttaggcaACGTTTACTTAAAtagaagttttataaaaaaatatacctaatgtGAGTAATTAGATACTACCGATAACATTCTATTTGCCTCTGAGAAAATGTAACCTACCTTTTTATTGAGTCAGTCATCGGCTGTGAGAAAAGaagaataaaattgaattttcccCACGAAATCAGCTGCCGTATAGATAAATAGGGGATTCTTGACTCTTCTGCCtatggctatcaaagctgtcctttgattagatcgtaatttcaaaaagacggATAGTCATAGGCCTCCGTTGACGGATTAGGGCCGCTTGACTATACATACAAGGATATCATTTGCCTACtaaacgtttttatttctatttctaaaGCACTTATTCAACATATCTACTTGcctataagtaaaatattttagctttagcttatattttcatttgtttattaagGTCTTAATAAATAGccttataagtaattatattttgtttttgattatttatctatcttccttacaagatattattatgtaagtatctCTAGTCTATCTATTACCTGTGTTATAGGTAGGTGCTAAactaatgtaatgtaattaaatctacatgattatattgtattattcgcAGCTTTGCACGCTTGAAAgagttttacgggataaaaataTCGCcctatattttcccgagatagaaagtaaCCATGTTTTTCCCGttgtctcaaactatcttcatacgaAATTTAATCGATCCCCTTTGcatagtttttgattttatcatgTTTAGATAGGcccagacagatgcggcggggaattttgtttaataaaatatttttagaactttattAGAGGTACAATTCTTATACTTACACGATTGTTTACGCtgaactttaactgtttacgtcGCGCAcataacggaagctctcaaaaggaatattttttctcGTTTTCGCAgcatttttcattgatgatctataatatatagttcCCGATAAATGTgttattcaacacaaaaaaataaattcggaccagtagttcctgagattagtgcgttcaaacaaacatacaatcaaactcttcaggtttacgTAAGATTATAGAataagtatagagtatagattaaGTGTCATGTTCAATGTGCCATGAGTCTACTTTTCAACACAATACCGGCTTTTATTACTAGAAATACCTAGATAATATCGTTGTCGTAATGCGCAATTACCGTCGTTGTCTCTACCATCATTAGGGGTTGTGTGGAACGGATATTTTGGTTTCAACGGTCTTACGGACgaccccggggtatcttgtgaCACTAAGATAACTGCTTCGAATCGACCCTGCATTATATCGCATTGCGGCACCTCTTTAATTGAGGAAGCCAAGATGCCTTCAGACGCTTAAAGACGCCGTTAGCGTCTTCGACATCGTGAGACCGACTTCCTGCATTGTCGTCCACCTCAAAGACCCCCCACAGCTCGCCTCGCCAGCTTTCTAAGCCCCAATTAGTCGCCACtgacgacaggcaggggatgcCGCGGCGGAATTCTCCAGATGTTCCCGAGCCCACAGGGGCACAAATTAATTACATCAATTACATCTAAGTACTTGAATTATATCTAACCAGCAACCCGCCTCTCCCTCGCACGAGCGCAATTTACATGATGTATTGTCAAGCCAAATGTATAAAAAAGccctattattttattgatttagagTTTGTTGCTTTGGTGATAGTAAGTTTATCGTTATGCAAAGTGCATCAAGGAACGTTTAATATTTAGTAGTTACTTACCTAATATAAAACCAAATTTCTATCCATGTTTGCCCGTTTGTATCTCGGTTTACTAAATCTAacaacggattttgatacgcttttataatgttttaaagattttttcggAAGGTTTTTTGCACAATAAGTACATTCTAGTAAAGCttttgtaggtatattataataaatttgaaacatCCTTAGTAAAGctgaaatattgcaaaaacttcttgtttaatttgttttttctatatatacctattataaatttcaaatatatatatgaattcGAAATATAAGGTTAGTGCGTTGTTTTGCTAGTGAGAGTGGGTTTATGCCATATAAGCGCCTGAAAATCGTTTATTTTTGACCACTTGctcacaaaaaaattaagttttaattgttactttaacattttcaaagtttacagtttacattacatttaagTATGTACTATTAACTTACTATTTATAGAAGAAGATGATTAAAGACATAAGAAATGTTAGAAATACGTAATGTCTATATTTTGTACGCTTTTCACTTTATGTTTCAGTACattatccaataaaaatatttgtatgtatgttatattttgcagtgtatacttacctatttatttcGTAGGTGTACCTACTAGACGCTTCAGAGAAGTATTGGTTAAAGCAGACATATAATGTCTTAGGCCAACAGGCATTTTTATGTTGTGGTACAACTAGATGCTAACATGTtgaattagttttttattagaagtactagcttccgctcgcagcttcgcccgcgtggatttcggacttcaaaaatggagccggtcgcgaacgttcgagaatgttcgttttacgaaactactcgctaggtgattcgctagcctctaggcgCCAAGCAAgtcgcctgcctgtgcgttcgcgaccttatatatatacaaaaataatccttatagcatgattcagtattcacgcctgatggcttattattagcgtatttcatgtataactttggtgtttctatacggatttctatgattcttttttatggaatatttaataatgttaacttttttaattagggatgactgagagtgttataaacgtaagagtagacaaatataatgagaaatcttcgaactgctaagctatcgggagttacacgtgttattgtgagtcaaccataaaagatagacatatgctgtcgtgggatattttttacataattttaaggagaacatttccgtcatacatgatttctgtgtagctttaaccattaaggttgcacactcgacggaagcttaaaaaatggagtaacttctcccgttttcccaacatttcccttcactgctctgctcctattaattgtagcgtgatgaaaagtataccagcacaggagtatgaaaaataattgtaccaagtttcgttaaaatccgtcgagtagtttttgtttctataacggttatacagacagacagacagacaaaaaatttactaattgcatttttggcatcagtatcgatccctaatcaccccctgatagttattttggaaatatatttcatgtacagaattgacctctcttcagatttattataagtatagatagatttagTGCCATCATAATATTCTAGAAAAACTGTAATCATATGTGAGGTTTTATAAGCTAGTAATTACATATTACGGATaagttatgaatataatatgtaaccaAAGAAGTGGTGCGACTAAAACAGAAGTAGGCTGGACATACTGCTCAAAACAATAGATCGTGATGCACGTATCCTGAGTGAAAGCCATGGGACAAAACCGTCCGCATAACGTGAAGAAGGTCGCAGGATCAGAAATGAGCTCAATGCCGCAACAAATGAAAGATGTTGAAGGCAGGCTACACCGAAGAGGTTGATAAAGACGTATGAAGAAGATGAAGCGTACATCACttaagagatatttttattggacaTAACAATGCGCTCGGCTTTCTGGCCCGCTTCAGTTGTGTTGTTTAGTTAATTGCTAAACTTTTTGGAATAAGTTAATTGTTATAGAAATATAAGTGGTATTATTAGTTGAAGTTTGGACACGATGATTCTATATGTGGTAGCAACAGCTATTGCACAGAAATCGGAATGGCCATGGAAAGAAGACAGCTTGAATGCGCGGGCGCACGCTGCCAGTGGAACATTTCACGTTCGCGCGTCAACGAGCACGACGTATCACGATCGCAGAAAATATACTTACGCCTATAATCAGAACGtgagttatgttttttattattgttctattataaattattaaattaagaaaattttacatatttttgtgctcagtttatttttggttatattGTTGAATTTGTCGATAGGTATtgtatattgataataatacagCAAATTCCAAAATCGCAATACATTTTATGAAATTCATACATacgcatttttttaataatttaaagtgagtagcaaaaatttaaataagctTAATTTGATTAACTTAATCGAAAATTCTCGtggtacaaattattatattcttagttCCTTACTAGTATACTTACATTCCTTGGGcctcataaaaatataggtaatagtTGTGTGTGAAATAAAAAGCTAAAATGATGTCAAtaggttttattataaacaagtcAACTCTGCTCTTGACAATCGTCAGTAGGTCAGTCTATGACTAACGACAAGGCGTAAACGCACGCGCGTCACACACAtggaaaatgtttaatatttttctagtatCAAATTATGAAAAAGGTTTATGGTTGTTACCAAATTTTAAACGGGTTCTAATACAACAGTTCAATAGCATTATTAcctaaatgaataaaatttgcgTGTGAAGTGTTGTGGGCGGAACCTCACGTACCTACAATTTTGCCTCGATTTTATATGCGTAAATTTTGAAATGCCCAATTCGTGCCATTTGTTGCTAAAATGGTGCAAACACATATTGCACTTTTAAAAATGTGcgtttgaaagaaaaaatacgtCTTATTAAAACAAGACAGGCAAgacctattaatattataaattttatgtcaaccgaatcataataaagttaagctttcttatttaaaattttagttcatAGCATACATATTTAGTAAACTTGATATCTAAGAAGTACCTAGTAGCCATtgatacttacttacttacagGTAATATTTACACACGCTATTTTGTGTAGGCacgttacaattttttttttggtcattAGACATTATATTTGACGATTAACGTTTACTCAGACATCGTGCGACAGGCGCATGGTAATGTAAAAAGTTGTACGAGAAATAAAACCTTCTTTGAATATGGTATatcgaaacataaaaaattaaaaagtaaatggtAAGTGCTGGTGGcaggtctatcatatgtgagagtccgcttgggtagttaccaccacattgtctatttctgccgccaagcagccgtgtgtagtcact of the Manduca sexta isolate Smith_Timp_Sample1 chromosome 27, JHU_Msex_v1.0, whole genome shotgun sequence genome contains:
- the LOC119190847 gene encoding transmembrane protein 208-like, yielding MPPPQKGKAPTKGAKQILAENSATVSFYRNMSLGACAVYTSVTLFLYYEYLTAWVIVMNIFVIALYVTCNQIMRYISRPSYSDNSQLLDPGLDLNMEGGMGEHVKDIVILTSITHVLAVFSNYFWLLLLLLPVRAFWLLWVNILGPWFFQEAPQDTEQDEKKRKKMERKMKRFQQ